One genomic segment of Bacillota bacterium includes these proteins:
- a CDS encoding extracellular solute-binding protein, giving the protein MKGNRRTLAGPGVLWILCPLLCLQVAAEPIVIGFGNPFTTDKQELIEALIEEFNREHTDIQVVNLPLGPSNVYDDKLRMMFVSGQPPHVVWGGGNSLAGYIYQGAMVPIDQFLAADLDMGKDYFIPALIAELTMPDGPLVGLPFENSNIALYYYKDVFDEYALLYPDTYREQGRWDWDAFAEVCKKVTRDLNNDGIPDQYGFRITTQAYTTYMPFLWQNGGRFYNDDFTRSLMDSVEAIEALEFLADLAHGSLAGKVGGNFGSREVVMMSNFSLEVPRYQDLGTVGSSPLPERVMPATKSTAKAIGISKTTPEEMEAAWTFVKWLLDDERFVEKWLIPAGYLPVTPTGIR; this is encoded by the coding sequence GTGAAAGGAAATAGGCGGACGCTTGCAGGGCCCGGTGTCCTTTGGATCTTGTGCCCATTACTCTGTTTGCAGGTCGCAGCAGAACCCATCGTCATTGGTTTTGGCAACCCCTTCACCACCGATAAGCAAGAGCTAATCGAAGCCCTGATCGAGGAGTTTAATCGGGAACACACCGATATTCAAGTGGTGAACCTACCCTTGGGTCCCTCCAACGTTTACGACGACAAACTGCGGATGATGTTTGTGAGTGGACAGCCACCCCATGTGGTGTGGGGTGGGGGCAATAGCCTGGCCGGTTATATCTACCAAGGGGCCATGGTGCCCATCGATCAGTTCCTCGCGGCTGATTTGGACATGGGCAAGGACTATTTCATTCCCGCCCTCATTGCGGAGCTTACCATGCCCGATGGTCCACTGGTGGGCCTTCCCTTTGAGAACTCTAACATCGCCCTCTATTATTACAAAGATGTCTTTGATGAATATGCCCTGCTGTACCCTGATACCTACCGGGAACAGGGCCGGTGGGACTGGGATGCCTTTGCGGAAGTGTGCAAGAAGGTGACCCGGGACCTGAACAATGATGGTATACCGGATCAATATGGCTTTAGGATTACCACCCAGGCCTACACCACCTATATGCCCTTCCTGTGGCAGAATGGGGGCCGGTTCTACAACGACGATTTCACCCGTTCCCTGATGGATAGTGTGGAAGCCATCGAAGCCCTGGAGTTCTTGGCGGATCTGGCCCATGGGTCTTTGGCGGGCAAGGTGGGGGGCAACTTCGGCAGTCGCGAAGTGGTGATGATGTCTAACTTCAGCCTGGAGGTCCCCCGTTATCAGGACCTGGGTACTGTGGGAAGCTCGCCGTTGCCCGAAAGGGTGATGCCGGCCACCAAGTCCACGGCCAAGGCCATTGGGATCAGTAAGACGACACCGGAGGAGATGGAAGCCGCCTGGACCTTCGTCAAGTGGCTGCTGGACGATGAGCGCTTTGTGGAAAAGTGGTTGATCCCGGCCGGGTATTTGCCCGTCACCCCCACCGGTATTCGGCA